In a single window of the Cucurbita pepo subsp. pepo cultivar mu-cu-16 chromosome LG18, ASM280686v2, whole genome shotgun sequence genome:
- the LOC111780449 gene encoding DNA mismatch repair protein MSH2 produces the protein MDENVDEQSKLPELKLDAKQAQGFLAFFKTLPPDSRAVRFFDRRDYYTVHGDSAVFIAKTYYRTTTALRQLGNVSEALSSVSVSKNMFESIARDLLLERMDHTLELYEGSGSNWRLIKSGSPGNIGSFEDVLFANNEMQDSPAIVALLPNFRENGCIVGLAYVDLTKRLMGLAEFLDDSHFTNVESALVGLGCKECLLPLDSGKFGDLKPLHDALTKCGVMLTERKKSEFKMRDLVQDLSRLVKGSVEPVRDMVSGFEFAPAALGALLAYAELLADESNYGNYNIQKYNLDSYMRLDSAAMRALNVLESKTDANKNFSLFGLMNRTCTAGMGKRLLHMWLKQPLLDVKEINSRLDLVQAFVEDTALRQDLRQHLKRISDIERLTQYLEKRRAGLQHIVKLYQSSIRLPFIKNALENYEGQFSSLIKEKYMECLEIWTDNDHLNKFNNLVETAVDLDQLENGEYMISSSYDPALSKLKNVQESIEQQIQDLHRQVANDLDLAVDKALKLDKGTQFGHVFRITKKEEPKVRKKLSTHFIVLETRKDGVKFTNTKLKKLGDQYQKIVEEYKNFQKELVHRVIETASSFNEVFRPLAEMLSELDVLLGFADLASSCPTPYTRPDITSSDEGNIILEGSRHPCVEAQDWVNFIPNDCKLVRGESWFQIITGPNMGGKSTFIRQVGVNILMAQVGCFVPCDKASISVRDCIFARVGAGDCQLRGVSTFMQEMLETASILKGATEKSLIIIDELGRGTSTYDGFGLAWAICEHLVEVIKAPTLFATHFHELTALAHGNTDLEPHGKQIVGVANFHVSAHIDSSNHKLTMLYKVEPGACDQSFGIHVAEFANFPSSVVALAREKAAELEDFSTDSTTSATTGKEIPSKRKREFGSEDMSKGVARARQFLEEFANLPLDKMDLKEALQQVSQLRDGLKKDAVDSNWLQQFL, from the exons atggatgaaaatgttGATGAGCAAAGCAAGCTTCCCGAGCTCAAACTTG ATGCTAAACAGGCTCAAGGGTTTCTCGCATTCTTCAAAACCCTACCCCCC GACTCAAGAGCTGTTCGATTTTTTGATCGTCGG GATTACTATACTGTCCATGGCGATAGTGCAGTTTTCATTGCAAAGACCTATTACCGTACTACGACTGCTTTACGACAACTGGGCAATGTATCTGAAGCTCTGTCTAGTGTGAGTGTCAGcaaaaatatgtttgaatCCATTGCCCGGGATCTTCTTTTGGAAAGAATGGACCATACATTGGAGCTTTATGAGGGCAGTGGTTCCAATTGGAGACTGATCAAAAGTGGTTCACCTGGTAATATTGGCAGTTTTGAAGACGTTTTGTTTGCAAATAATGAAATGCAGGACAGCCCTGCTATTGTGGCACTATTACCGAACTTCCGAGAAAATGGGTGCATTGTTGGACTAGCCTACGTTGATTTAACAAAAAGATTGATGGGGTTGGCTGAATTTCTCGACGATAGCCATTTTACAAATGTGGAGTCAGCTCTGGTTGGTCTTGGTTGTAAGGAATGCCTTCTGCCTCTAGACAGTGGAAAGTTCGGTGATTTAAAACCTCTACATGATGCATTGACAAAGTGTGGTGTGATGTTAactgagagaaaaaaatcagAATTTAAAATGAGAGATTTGGTGCAGGATCTTTCAAGGCTTGTCAAAGGTTCTGTTGAACCTGTTAGAGATATGGTATCTGGATTTGAATTTGCGCCTGCTGCCTTAGGAGCATTGCTGGCTTATGCAGAATTACTGGCAGATGAAAGCAATTATGGAAACTACAACATCCAGAAATACAATCTTGATAGCTACATGAGGTTAGACTCTGCTGCCATGAGAGCATTAAATGTCCTAGAAAGTAAAACTGATGCAAACAAAAACTTCAGCCTGTTTGGTCTCATGAATAGAACCTGTACTGCTGGAATGggtaaaagattgcttcatATGTGGCTAAAACAGCCTCTGTTAGACgtcaaagaaattaattctagACTGGATCTTGTTCAAGCATTTGTGGAGGATACTGCTCTCCGCCAGGATTTGAGACAACATCTCAAAAGAATCTCAGATATTGAACGATTGACACAGTAtctggagaagagaagagctGGATTACAGCACATTGTTAAACTTTATCAG TCAAGTATAAGGCTTCCATTCATTAAAAATGCCTTGGAGAATTATGAAGGACAATTTTCCTCACTTATCAAGGAGAAGTACATGGAATGTCTTGAGATCTGGACTGACAATGATCATCTGAACAAGTTCAATAATCTTGTGGAAACTGCTGTTGATCTTGATCAGCTTGAGAATGGAGAATATATGATTTCATCTAGTTACGACCCTGCTCTGTCCAAGTTGAAGAATGTGCAGGAATCGATAGAGCAGCAAATACAGGATTTGCATAGGCAGGTTGCTAATGATCTTGATCTTGCAGTTGATAAGGCTTTGAAGTTAGACAAAGGTACACAATTTGGACATGTTTTTAGAATTACTAAGAAAGAAGAACCAAAAGTAAGGAAAAAGCTCTCCACCCACTTCATTGTCCTTGAAACCCGAAAAGATGGAGTGAAGTTTACAAATACCAAACTTAAAAAGCTGGGTGATCAGTATCAGAAAATAGTCGAGGAGTACAAGAATTTCCAGAAAGAGTTGGTTCACCGAGTAATTGAAACTGCATCATCCTTCAATGAG GTATTCCGACCTTTGGCGGAAATGCTCTCTGAATTAGACGTTTTACTTGGTTTTGCTGATTTAGCCTCTAGCTGTCCAACTCCTTATACTAGGCCAGACATCACATCATCG GATGAGGGAAATATTATATTGGAAGGAAGTAGGCACCCCTGTGTGGAGGCCCAAGACTGGGTTAATTTCATACCAAATGATTGTAAATTA GTAAGGGGAGAAAGTTGGTTCCAAATCATTACTGGGCCTAATATGGGCGGAAAATCTACATTTATCCGACAG GTTGGAGTGAACATTCTAATGGCACAAGTAGGTTGTTTTGTTCCCTGTGACAAAGCTAGTATTTCTGTTCGTGATTGCATTTTTGCCCGTGTAGGTGCAGGTGACTGTCAA CTTCGTGGAGTTTCTACCTTTATGCAAGAGATGCTTGAAACTGCATCTATACTGAAAGGAGCTACAGAGAAGTCTTTGATAATCATTGATGAATTGGGCCGTGGGACATCCACTTATGATGGATTTG GTTTAGCATGGGCCATTTGTGAACATCTTGTTGAAGTGATTAAAGCACCCACTTTATTTGCAACCCACTTCCACGAACTAACTGCACTAGCTCATGGCAATACTGATCTTGAGCCCCATGGAAAGCAAATTGTTGGTGTGGCAAATTTTCATGTCAGTGCACACATAGACTCATCAAATCACAAGTTGACAATGCTGTACAAG GTTGAACCTGGAGCTTGTGATCAAAGCTTTGGGATTCATGTAGCAGAATTTGCAAACTTTCCTTCTAGTGTCGTGGCACTTGCCAGAGAAAAGGCTGCTGAACTGGAAGATTTCTCCACTGATTCAACTACTTCAGCCACCACCGGGAAAGAG ATACCATCAAAGCGAAAACGCGAGTTTGGTTCAGAAGACATGTCCAAAGGTGTAGCGCGGGCTCGCCAGTTTTTAGAGGAGTTTGCTAATCTTCCATTGGATAAAATGGATCTGAAGGAAGCTCTACAACAAGTGAGCCAATTACGAGATGGTTTGAAGAAGGATGCCGTGGACTCTAATTGGCTCCAACAATTCCTTTAA